One Sulfurimonas sp. DNA segment encodes these proteins:
- a CDS encoding nitrogen fixation protein NifZ, translating into MAANNDEMMFDPNVKLHDSVTASRSGRDEEEPKFKVGQKVKLLADVVNDGTYPHAKIGTLMMPKGSIGYIKDMGEFLQVIRVYEVHFFGTEMEVEIIGCREHELESMEDDFVDEDELDRQAMQAHREKMNKLDK; encoded by the coding sequence GTGGCTGCTAATAATGATGAAATGATGTTTGATCCGAACGTTAAGTTGCATGACAGCGTTACAGCAAGTCGTTCAGGCAGAGATGAAGAAGAACCGAAATTTAAAGTTGGACAAAAAGTAAAACTTTTAGCTGATGTTGTAAACGATGGAACATATCCTCATGCAAAAATTGGTACATTGATGATGCCAAAAGGTAGTATTGGGTATATTAAGGACATGGGAGAGTTCCTTCAAGTGATCAGAGTTTATGAAGTGCACTTTTTTGGAACTGAGATGGAGGTTGAGATTATCGGATGTCGTGAGCATGAGTTGGAATCAATGGAAGATGATTTTGTTGATGAGGATGAATTAGATCGTCAAGCAATGCAAGCTCACAGAGAGAAAATGAATAAGCTAGATAAATAG
- the nifX gene encoding nitrogen fixation protein NifX: protein MSSTIQVTSNTASGGTIRVAFATNDNENVDAHFGSAKQFNIYDISKEGFEISTIIKIEDKDTDKTVALLAGNDIVYFVNIGPTAAAKIINKGIFPIKYKEVISIDEELKKLVEMLNGNPPPFIKKIIDKKAA, encoded by the coding sequence ATGAGCTCAACTATACAAGTAACTTCAAATACTGCTTCTGGTGGTACGATAAGAGTAGCTTTTGCTACAAATGATAATGAGAACGTAGATGCGCACTTCGGTAGTGCAAAACAGTTTAACATTTACGATATTAGCAAAGAGGGTTTTGAAATATCGACAATTATAAAAATTGAAGATAAAGATACTGATAAAACAGTAGCCCTTTTAGCTGGTAACGACATTGTGTATTTTGTAAATATAGGTCCAACGGCTGCGGCTAAAATTATTAATAAGGGAATATTTCCTATAAAATATAAAGAAGTTATTTCTATAGATGAAGAGTTAAAAAAACTTGTAGAGATGTTAAATGGAAATCCTCCTCCGTTTATTAAAAAAATTATAGATAAAAAGGCTGCATAA
- a CDS encoding 2Fe-2S iron-sulfur cluster-binding protein: MAKVIFMGFDKAKDGLYHAAIGEPIVRLAKENGIPINFECQDGECASCLISYQNIEDTEPTNYIEDKELDKLVEMGVLKPKDAEHCQQFTISPKVRLACQTLVKGDVIIKPFA, encoded by the coding sequence ATGGCAAAAGTGATTTTTATGGGTTTTGATAAAGCCAAAGACGGTCTTTATCATGCAGCTATAGGTGAACCAATAGTTAGACTCGCAAAAGAAAATGGTATACCTATTAATTTTGAGTGTCAAGATGGTGAATGTGCTAGCTGTTTAATCAGTTATCAAAATATAGAGGACACAGAACCTACAAACTATATTGAAGATAAAGAATTAGATAAACTGGTTGAAATGGGCGTATTAAAACCTAAAGATGCAGAACATTGTCAACAGTTTACTATTAGCCCGAAAGTTAGATTAGCATGTCAAACATTGGTTAAAGGTGATGTAATCATCAAGCCGTTTGCATAA
- a CDS encoding NifX-associated nitrogen fixation protein yields the protein MENLFIDTLISQVRALDQFGTWANREDEDILKEKYIKSKEDLKNIPVIADIDEMQIQDIRLIYQAIALAFEKQTGIMCSVVMEMSHEGFGRAVVIADKIVIVNKFFKDAHRFSFRTYEDLVKEGDKLLKNALEIYEEYKK from the coding sequence ATGGAAAATTTATTTATAGATACTTTAATATCTCAAGTTAGAGCACTTGATCAGTTTGGTACATGGGCTAATAGAGAAGATGAAGATATATTAAAAGAGAAGTATATAAAATCTAAAGAAGATTTAAAAAATATTCCTGTTATTGCAGATATCGATGAGATGCAAATTCAAGATATAAGACTTATATATCAAGCAATAGCTTTAGCTTTTGAGAAACAAACTGGAATTATGTGTTCAGTTGTTATGGAGATGAGTCACGAAGGTTTTGGTCGTGCTGTAGTAATAGCTGACAAAATAGTGATTGTAAATAAATTTTTTAAAGATGCACATAGATTTTCATTCCGTACGTATGAAGATTTAGTAAAAGAAGGTGATAAACTTCTTAAAAATGCACTTGAAATTTACGAAGAATATAAAAAATAA
- a CDS encoding P-II family nitrogen regulator, whose amino-acid sequence MYMVMAVVNTYNLKSILEDLFANNIEGITVSDVIGKGSFGLIEADNQPTDLAAKVKLEIVVSDVEHRDIVMECIRSNAHDLGRGAGKMWWLEVGGVERIRTGEKDAEALTTQINKKISNVPMAITTQIDTPCS is encoded by the coding sequence ATGTATATGGTAATGGCAGTTGTAAATACTTACAACCTAAAAAGCATATTAGAAGATTTGTTTGCCAACAATATTGAAGGAATTACTGTAAGTGATGTTATCGGCAAGGGTTCTTTTGGACTAATTGAAGCTGATAACCAGCCTACAGATTTAGCAGCTAAAGTAAAGCTCGAAATTGTTGTTTCTGATGTAGAACATAGAGATATAGTAATGGAATGTATTAGAAGCAATGCCCATGATTTAGGCCGTGGAGCTGGAAAAATGTGGTGGTTAGAAGTTGGCGGTGTTGAAAGAATCCGTACAGGTGAAAAAGATGCTGAAGCATTAACTACTCAGATAAACAAAAAAATAAGCAATGTACCAATGGCAATTACCACGCAAATTGATACACCTTGTAGTTAA
- a CDS encoding RNA polymerase factor sigma-54: protein MSSTFNLSTTQKQGLQLSLRLWLPLLQAPLQDLETIFKEHSFDNPFLEYKSSFESNYSSGEFIEDINISKESLYDVVSNQIEAPIFPTPISQKVANEILSNINSEGYFDGDIDSIAESCNTTKEFVESIRKRFAYLDPAGVGALDLTESFLFQLSQIPVDEELNLFTQKLISNLKSIDKFHKHHRFEEATDLIHRFKSPPAVDYQEENAYIIPDFFVDVSNDITVTMNSSYYPDITIKDPFKSKNDELKDKLKEARDLVNLLELRKSTLYKLVLLIVEKQMGFFIGSELKPMTMAQVADDIGFEESTISRAVSNKYIKCDRGIFSLKSFFTNAVSKNLSSSEIKNYIQNLIENENHEEPLTDQDLVDNVMKRYNMKMVRRTITKYRKLLDIPSSKERKKIYKVRD from the coding sequence ATGTCAAGTACGTTTAATTTAAGCACAACCCAAAAGCAGGGTTTACAACTATCATTAAGATTATGGTTGCCGTTATTACAGGCACCTCTACAAGATTTAGAAACAATTTTTAAAGAACATAGTTTTGACAATCCATTTTTAGAATACAAGTCATCTTTTGAATCAAATTACTCTAGTGGCGAATTTATAGAAGATATAAATATATCTAAAGAATCATTATACGATGTTGTATCTAATCAGATTGAAGCACCTATATTTCCTACTCCAATATCACAAAAAGTGGCTAATGAGATACTCTCTAATATAAATAGTGAAGGTTATTTTGACGGTGATATTGATAGTATTGCCGAGAGTTGTAATACTACAAAAGAGTTTGTCGAAAGTATTAGAAAAAGATTTGCTTATTTAGATCCTGCAGGTGTCGGAGCTCTAGACTTAACAGAGTCATTTTTATTTCAGTTATCTCAGATACCTGTTGATGAAGAACTTAACCTGTTTACTCAAAAGTTGATATCTAATTTAAAAAGTATAGATAAATTTCACAAACATCATAGATTTGAAGAAGCAACTGATCTTATTCATCGGTTTAAATCACCTCCTGCTGTTGATTATCAAGAGGAAAATGCATATATAATTCCGGATTTTTTTGTTGATGTTAGCAATGATATTACTGTTACAATGAATAGCAGTTATTATCCTGACATAACAATAAAAGATCCTTTTAAAAGCAAAAATGATGAGTTAAAAGATAAGCTTAAAGAGGCAAGGGATCTGGTAAACTTACTTGAACTTAGAAAGTCAACTTTATATAAACTAGTTCTTTTAATTGTAGAGAAGCAGATGGGCTTTTTTATAGGAAGTGAGTTAAAACCTATGACGATGGCTCAAGTCGCTGACGATATAGGTTTTGAAGAGTCAACTATAAGTAGAGCAGTATCAAATAAGTATATAAAATGTGATCGCGGAATATTCTCTTTAAAATCATTTTTTACAAATGCAGTATCAAAAAATCTTTCATCTTCTGAGATAAAGAACTACATACAAAATCTGATCGAGAATGAAAATCATGAAGAACCATTAACAGATCAAGATTTAGTTGACAATGTTATGAAAAGGTATAATATGAAGATGGTAAGACGTACCATTACAAAGTATAGAAAACTTCTTGATATCCCTTCTTCTAAAGAGCGAAAGAAAATATATAAAGTTAGGGATTAA
- a CDS encoding nitrogenase-stabilizing/protective protein NifW has translation MNTETKSLDEFYELTDAEDYFEFFDLEYDSSLVNVKRFHIMKEYGTLIRTGMQNLVGQNERLLDFLKYSLLKVYGEFANGYAPSAADVWNMFEGGKLGGCMSCTPQPGNSCGC, from the coding sequence ATGAATACTGAAACAAAGTCATTGGATGAGTTTTATGAACTAACTGATGCGGAAGATTATTTTGAATTTTTTGACTTAGAATATGATTCAAGTCTGGTAAACGTTAAAAGATTTCATATTATGAAAGAATATGGGACACTTATAAGAACTGGTATGCAAAATCTTGTGGGTCAAAATGAAAGACTACTGGATTTTTTAAAGTATTCGCTTCTAAAAGTGTATGGAGAATTTGCTAATGGTTACGCACCTAGTGCAGCAGATGTTTGGAACATGTTTGAAGGCGGAAAATTAGGTGGTTGTATGAGTTGTACACCACAACCAGGAAATAGTTGTGGCTGCTAA
- a CDS encoding flavodoxin, producing MSKIGIFVGTAGGTSMKVADALVEAFGIDEDDVINMEEDFDDVEDQLLEYDVLFLGSSTWGQGDLHFSWVDPILEIEDDEIDFSGKTVAFFGAGDCKKHGEHFCSALGKLHKTFTEAGAKAIGFIPKDDYTYEFSLAEMDDKLCGLAIDEHNESDKTAERIEKWIGVLKSEL from the coding sequence ATGAGTAAAATAGGTATTTTTGTAGGAACTGCCGGTGGGACTAGTATGAAAGTTGCAGACGCTTTAGTAGAAGCGTTTGGTATTGATGAGGATGATGTAATAAATATGGAAGAGGACTTCGACGATGTTGAAGATCAGCTTTTAGAATATGATGTTCTATTTTTAGGTAGTTCTACATGGGGACAAGGTGATTTACACTTTTCTTGGGTTGATCCTATATTAGAGATAGAAGACGATGAAATAGATTTCTCTGGAAAAACAGTTGCATTCTTTGGAGCAGGTGACTGTAAAAAACACGGTGAACACTTTTGTAGTGCGCTAGGAAAACTACATAAAACTTTCACTGAAGCTGGAGCAAAAGCAATAGGTTTTATACCAAAAGATGACTATACATATGAATTTTCTTTAGCTGAAATGGATGACAAGTTATGTGGTCTAGCAATAGATGAACATAATGAATCTGATAAAACAGCTGAAAGAATAGAGAAGTGGATAGGTGTCTTAAAGTCAGAATTATAG
- the putP gene encoding sodium/proline symporter PutP, with protein sequence MQTEILISFIGYMLVMLAIGFYFYFKTSDLSDYVLGGRGLNPSVTALSAGASDMSGWLLLGLPGMMYSDGLVGSWIAVGLLIGAYINWKYVAKRLRVYTHHLNDSITIPDYFANRFEDKGNTLRVVTAVVILVFYTLYTSSGLVGGAKLFEATFNIAYSDALLIGSFVIVSYTFLGGYNAVSWTDFIQGILMMLALVITPIVVITELGGVSSALSTIESIDPTHLDMVAGASVISVISLLTWGLGYFGQPHILVRFMSIRDEDEMCVAKNIGMGWMGISIIGSLSVGFFGLAYVTANGVDLADSEKIFITLSQLVFNPWIAGFLLAAILAAIMSTVDSQLLVSSSVLTRDIYHSIIHKDASDKELVWVGRATVIGIAVIAWYLSTDANSSVLSLVAYAWAGFGAAFGPIIILSLYNRNINRIGAISGMVVGALTVIIYKQLEGGIFDIFELLPGFIFSWITILIVSKYTQVNSSSILKNFDEVQKRLNK encoded by the coding sequence ATGCAGACTGAGATATTAATATCGTTTATAGGATATATGCTGGTAATGCTGGCAATAGGATTTTACTTTTATTTTAAAACAAGTGATTTGAGTGATTATGTTCTAGGTGGGCGTGGACTTAATCCAAGTGTAACAGCTCTTAGTGCAGGGGCATCAGACATGAGTGGATGGCTTCTTTTGGGGTTGCCGGGTATGATGTATAGTGATGGACTTGTTGGTAGCTGGATCGCTGTGGGACTTTTAATAGGTGCTTATATTAACTGGAAGTATGTTGCAAAAAGATTACGTGTATATACACATCACTTAAACGATTCCATAACAATTCCTGATTATTTTGCAAATCGTTTTGAAGATAAGGGTAATACTTTAAGAGTTGTAACTGCTGTAGTGATTTTGGTTTTTTATACTTTATATACATCTTCAGGACTTGTAGGAGGTGCTAAACTTTTTGAAGCTACATTTAATATAGCATACTCCGATGCACTTTTAATAGGTAGTTTTGTAATAGTGTCATATACATTTTTAGGTGGTTATAACGCTGTAAGCTGGACAGATTTTATTCAAGGAATACTCATGATGTTAGCTCTTGTAATAACTCCTATAGTAGTTATTACTGAACTTGGTGGTGTGTCAAGTGCTTTAAGTACAATAGAATCTATCGATCCTACACATCTGGATATGGTGGCTGGGGCATCTGTAATAAGTGTTATATCACTTTTAACATGGGGTCTTGGATATTTTGGTCAACCTCATATCTTAGTTAGATTTATGTCTATTAGAGATGAAGATGAGATGTGTGTAGCAAAAAATATTGGTATGGGTTGGATGGGTATTTCAATCATCGGATCACTTAGTGTAGGTTTTTTCGGACTTGCTTATGTAACTGCAAATGGTGTAGACTTGGCCGATAGTGAAAAGATATTTATAACACTTTCACAACTTGTATTCAACCCTTGGATAGCAGGTTTTTTACTTGCGGCAATACTTGCAGCAATTATGAGTACGGTTGATTCTCAATTACTAGTATCTTCTTCTGTCTTGACTCGTGATATATATCATTCGATTATACATAAAGATGCAAGTGATAAGGAACTGGTATGGGTAGGTCGTGCTACCGTAATAGGTATAGCAGTTATTGCGTGGTATTTATCAACTGATGCAAATTCAAGCGTACTTAGTCTTGTCGCTTATGCGTGGGCAGGTTTTGGTGCTGCATTTGGACCAATTATCATTTTGAGTCTTTATAACAGAAATATTAATAGAATAGGGGCTATATCAGGTATGGTTGTAGGAGCTTTAACAGTGATAATTTATAAGCAGTTAGAGGGTGGTATATTTGACATATTTGAACTGTTACCGGGATTTATATTTTCTTGGATAACAATATTGATAGTCAGTAAATATACTCAAGTAAATTCAAGCTCAATATTGAAAAATTTTGATGAAGTACAAAAAAGATTAAATAAGTAG
- the proB gene encoding glutamate 5-kinase, with amino-acid sequence MKRIVVKVGSSVLTETTSIAKQRMLNLVGLIAEAREKYEVILVSSGAVAAGYTAVQLNRKVPTSKKVLASLGQPILMSSYKKLFDIYDVTISQILLTEEDFDSRVHTQIVQDIIERTLRNDILPIVNENDISTTPEQLFGDNDQLSAHVAHHTGADLLVILSDIDGYYDSNPQDNPNAIIRKTVKKIEDNELEQKHTPNSEFASGGIVTKLKAAKYMLDNGLEMFLCNGYDLSAARDYLLEGVHNKGTLFTTKK; translated from the coding sequence TTGAAAAGGATAGTAGTTAAAGTAGGTAGTTCAGTGTTGACAGAGACAACAAGTATAGCTAAGCAGAGGATGTTAAACCTTGTAGGTCTGATAGCAGAAGCTAGAGAAAAATATGAAGTAATACTTGTTTCATCAGGTGCTGTTGCAGCAGGGTACACTGCAGTTCAACTTAACAGAAAAGTACCTACAAGTAAAAAAGTTTTAGCTTCTCTAGGGCAACCGATACTCATGAGTTCATATAAAAAACTATTTGATATCTATGATGTAACTATATCGCAAATACTTTTAACTGAAGAGGACTTTGATTCTCGTGTACATACACAGATAGTTCAAGATATTATTGAGCGAACTTTAAGAAACGACATTTTGCCAATTGTAAATGAAAATGATATTTCAACAACACCGGAACAGCTTTTTGGTGACAATGATCAACTATCGGCTCATGTAGCTCATCATACTGGCGCAGATTTATTAGTTATCTTAAGTGATATAGACGGTTATTATGATTCTAATCCTCAAGATAATCCAAATGCAATAATAAGAAAAACAGTAAAAAAAATTGAAGATAATGAGTTAGAACAAAAACATACTCCAAATTCGGAATTTGCATCAGGTGGAATAGTTACAAAACTCAAAGCTGCTAAATATATGCTTGATAACGGTTTAGAGATGTTTTTATGTAACGGTTATGATCTGAGTGCTGCCAGAGACTATCTACTAGAAGGTGTGCATAATAAAGGGACATTGTTTACAACTAAAAAATAA
- a CDS encoding 2Fe-2S iron-sulfur cluster-binding protein, producing MTTRVEIVNDFLAINVKEGSTIQDIVEASGSALPFGCRDGECGTCVVEVESGMEFLSDKTDKEVKVLKEVCSGTCTPNSRLSCQMKIVKPNGLVRLKY from the coding sequence ATGACAACAAGAGTAGAGATCGTAAACGATTTTTTAGCAATCAATGTAAAAGAAGGTAGTACAATTCAAGATATCGTAGAAGCAAGTGGTTCAGCACTTCCTTTCGGTTGCCGTGATGGTGAATGTGGTACATGTGTAGTAGAAGTTGAGTCTGGTATGGAATTTTTATCTGATAAAACTGATAAAGAAGTTAAAGTTCTTAAAGAAGTATGTTCTGGAACTTGTACTCCAAACTCACGTCTTTCATGCCAAATGAAAATCGTTAAACCAAACGGTCTAGTTAGATTAAAATATTAA
- a CDS encoding bifunctional proline dehydrogenase/L-glutamate gamma-semialdehyde dehydrogenase, translated as MSIPDKIVQDVKSVAYEWQKEIQVSRKSKEQDFHEMMLKMLKNPVNKIFLIELLDQSFRSHNPDRVADQLEHIFDKYKATDFFSQFEQILIWLFRDIGVYVSSISIPMFVKYLRDDISSIVIKGEDPLLSKHMKARKDEGTRVNINVIGEIVLSEQEAAKRVSKYIKLLQNPDVDYLSIKISNLFSQIIPHAHNNNVEHISLQLEKVYSAAKENTYIDKDNVKHYKFVNLDMEEYRDVETTIDAFKKVLSKEQFKDLKAGIVIQTYLPDAMIYIKDLYNWAKRRVESGGAPIKIRIVKGANQEMELTEASLRGWPSVTYSSKAESDANFKIAMDFLLDPKVAPYVHTGVASHNLFDHALAMLLAKTRGVEKYVTAEMLEGMSEAAYEILKKQGLDVILYAPTATKDTFTNAIAYLVRRFDENTAEQNFLRHSFGLEVDTPAWDTLVKTYDDAVELIPTLSQKPNRDQDRNKELKKENIDIEHYHFANESDTDFVLKANREWAEKIREKWQNISDIGGFNAYPVVGGKIIQDDKHIDVIDKSQYHENKIVGHYVEASENDMKVAIAAAKEDADGWRKLSVEDRQKILMDVAHEIRASRADLIGVAAAEVGKVFTETDVEVSEAIDFLNFYPYSVVKTSALTGVQTSPKGVGLVISPWNFPVAIPAGGVAASLAAGNTVILKPAEDAILCAYRLCQCFWNAGVSKNTLQFVPAQGSDVGKHMIPSKDIDFVIFTGGEKTAYNIIKARPDIHISAETGGKDATIVTAMADRDQALKNVIVSAFHNSGQKCSATSLLVLEKEVYEDENFKNALKEAVESLETGSVWDFKNRIGTLSNLPSGELKKSLSYLDEGEEWLVKPDFADRGNPYMLKPSVRWGTKKNDFCHMNELFGPVLSVMCAEDLDDAIDIVNSTGYGLTSGIETLDKREQDYWREKIIAGNLYINRGTTGAIVIRQPFGGMRKSAIGSGKKAGGFNYVSQFMNIDYKETNLYESCSNQFIDQMRIMLTRDTVFNEECEAALRHICHFAHWLEAEFLKEHDYAHIRGESNIIRYLPVKSVLLRIEENDQLDEILTTIMAIKMVGASLHISIPEKSKKAEFIWLESKHRSFIGKDDSINRDNEEQLISKIPGVQRVRFLHPDNVTQKIYDSIADKAIYIASDNFVSHGRLELMHYFIEQSVSNSYHRYGNLGIQGLTVEEV; from the coding sequence ATGAGTATACCCGATAAAATTGTTCAAGATGTAAAAAGTGTTGCATATGAGTGGCAAAAAGAGATACAAGTTTCCCGTAAAAGTAAAGAACAAGATTTTCACGAGATGATGCTTAAGATGTTGAAAAATCCGGTTAACAAAATATTTCTTATTGAATTGCTAGATCAAAGTTTCCGCTCACACAATCCTGACAGAGTAGCTGATCAGTTAGAACATATATTTGATAAATATAAGGCTACGGATTTTTTCTCACAGTTTGAACAAATTTTGATATGGCTTTTTCGCGATATAGGTGTATATGTAAGCTCTATATCTATTCCAATGTTTGTAAAGTATCTTCGTGACGATATAAGCTCGATCGTAATCAAAGGTGAGGACCCACTACTTTCAAAACATATGAAAGCTAGAAAAGATGAAGGTACTCGTGTAAATATAAATGTAATAGGTGAGATAGTCTTAAGTGAGCAAGAAGCTGCTAAAAGGGTTTCAAAATATATTAAACTTCTTCAAAATCCGGACGTGGATTATCTTTCAATCAAAATTTCAAATCTATTTTCTCAAATTATTCCGCATGCACACAATAATAATGTAGAACATATATCTTTACAACTTGAAAAGGTATATAGTGCAGCTAAAGAAAATACTTACATTGATAAAGATAATGTAAAACATTACAAGTTTGTAAATTTAGACATGGAAGAGTATAGAGATGTTGAAACTACAATAGATGCATTCAAAAAAGTTCTATCAAAAGAGCAGTTTAAAGATCTAAAAGCGGGAATAGTTATTCAAACATATCTGCCTGATGCAATGATCTATATTAAAGACTTGTATAACTGGGCTAAAAGAAGAGTAGAGAGTGGCGGTGCACCTATAAAGATCCGTATTGTAAAAGGTGCAAATCAGGAGATGGAACTTACAGAAGCATCACTCAGAGGCTGGCCAAGTGTCACTTACTCTTCCAAGGCTGAATCTGATGCAAATTTTAAAATAGCTATGGACTTTTTACTTGATCCTAAAGTGGCACCTTATGTTCATACCGGTGTAGCTTCACACAACTTGTTTGATCATGCACTAGCTATGCTTTTGGCAAAGACAAGGGGTGTAGAGAAGTATGTAACTGCTGAGATGCTTGAAGGGATGAGTGAAGCAGCTTATGAGATCTTAAAAAAACAAGGTCTTGATGTAATTCTTTATGCTCCGACTGCTACAAAAGATACATTTACAAATGCAATAGCATATTTGGTTAGAAGATTTGATGAAAATACAGCTGAGCAAAACTTCTTAAGACACAGCTTTGGACTTGAAGTTGATACACCGGCTTGGGATACACTAGTAAAGACTTACGATGATGCAGTTGAGTTAATACCGACTCTAAGTCAAAAACCAAACCGAGATCAGGATAGAAATAAAGAGCTAAAGAAAGAAAATATTGATATAGAGCATTATCACTTTGCAAATGAAAGTGACACTGATTTTGTTTTAAAAGCAAATAGAGAGTGGGCAGAAAAGATTCGCGAAAAATGGCAGAATATAAGTGATATAGGAGGCTTTAATGCTTATCCTGTTGTCGGCGGAAAAATTATTCAAGACGATAAGCATATAGATGTAATAGATAAGAGCCAATATCATGAAAACAAAATAGTAGGTCACTATGTAGAAGCTTCAGAAAATGATATGAAAGTAGCTATAGCTGCGGCAAAAGAAGATGCAGACGGTTGGAGAAAACTAAGTGTAGAGGATAGACAGAAGATCTTAATGGATGTAGCTCATGAGATAAGAGCTAGCAGAGCTGATCTAATAGGTGTAGCTGCTGCTGAAGTTGGTAAGGTGTTTACAGAAACTGATGTAGAGGTAAGTGAAGCAATCGATTTTTTAAACTTCTATCCTTACAGCGTAGTAAAAACATCAGCACTTACTGGTGTACAGACATCACCTAAAGGCGTTGGACTCGTGATCAGTCCATGGAACTTTCCTGTTGCTATTCCTGCAGGCGGTGTTGCGGCAAGTTTAGCTGCTGGAAATACTGTAATTTTAAAACCTGCAGAAGATGCGATTTTATGTGCCTACAGATTATGTCAGTGTTTTTGGAATGCAGGGGTGAGCAAAAATACGCTTCAGTTTGTTCCGGCTCAGGGTTCAGATGTAGGTAAGCATATGATTCCTAGTAAAGATATAGACTTTGTGATATTTACAGGTGGCGAAAAAACTGCTTACAACATCATAAAAGCTCGACCGGATATACATATAAGTGCAGAAACAGGCGGTAAAGATGCAACTATAGTTACAGCTATGGCTGATCGCGATCAGGCACTTAAAAATGTAATTGTGTCAGCATTTCATAATTCTGGACAAAAATGTTCTGCAACATCTCTTTTAGTTTTAGAAAAAGAGGTGTATGAAGACGAAAACTTTAAAAATGCACTAAAAGAAGCAGTCGAGTCATTAGAAACAGGTTCAGTATGGGATTTTAAAAATCGTATAGGTACATTAAGCAATCTTCCAAGCGGGGAGCTTAAAAAATCTCTTTCATATCTAGATGAGGGTGAAGAGTGGCTTGTTAAACCGGATTTTGCAGACAGAGGAAATCCTTATATGTTAAAGCCATCTGTTAGATGGGGTACTAAGAAAAATGACTTTTGTCATATGAATGAACTTTTTGGTCCGGTACTTAGTGTAATGTGTGCAGAAGATCTGGATGATGCTATTGATATAGTTAATTCTACCGGCTATGGTTTAACATCAGGAATTGAAACTTTAGATAAAAGAGAACAAGATTACTGGAGAGAAAAAATAATAGCCGGAAACTTATATATAAACCGTGGAACGACTGGTGCGATCGTAATCCGTCAACCTTTTGGAGGAATGAGAAAATCTGCTATAGGAAGCGGTAAAAAGGCAGGTGGATTTAATTATGTAAGTCAGTTTATGAATATAGATTACAAAGAGACAAACCTTTATGAATCTTGTTCAAACCAGTTTATTGATCAGATGAGAATTATGCTCACAAGAGATACGGTATTTAATGAAGAGTGTGAAGCTGCTCTTAGACATATCTGTCATTTTGCACATTGGTTAGAGGCGGAATTTTTAAAAGAACATGACTATGCCCATATAAGAGGTGAGAGTAACATTATTCGATATCTTCCTGTAAAAAGTGTACTTCTCAGAATAGAAGAAAATGATCAACTTGATGAGATACTTACAACTATTATGGCCATTAAAATGGTTGGTGCATCTTTACATATATCTATCCCTGAAAAATCTAAAAAAGCAGAATTTATTTGGCTTGAGTCTAAACACAGATCTTTTATTGGTAAAGACGATAGTATAAATCGTGATAATGAAGAACAGTTGATCTCTAAGATACCTGGAGTTCAAAGAGTAAGGTTTTTACATCCTGATAACGTAACACAAAAAATTTATGACTCTATAGCAGATAAAGCTATCTATATTGCAAGTGATAACTTCGTATCTCACGGAAGACTTGAACTAATGCATTATTTTATAGAACAAAGTGTATCTAATTCATATCACAGATATGGTAATTTAGGTATTCAAGGTCTTACGGTTGAGGAGGTGTAA
- a CDS encoding MerR family transcriptional regulator, with protein MALLNNKKNVLPLSSIAEILSAKPRTLKMYEDKGLLPIKDDIKKLYSIDDVKSIAYVHYLASVKKINANGIKYILEILKDNMDEKTRNDFLDLVETEMEKLSATDVKDATDI; from the coding sequence ATGGCTTTATTGAATAATAAAAAAAATGTATTACCACTTAGCAGTATTGCAGAAATACTAAGTGCAAAACCTAGAACTCTAAAAATGTATGAAGATAAGGGGCTGCTTCCAATCAAAGATGATATAAAAAAGCTATACTCTATAGATGATGTTAAATCTATAGCATATGTACATTACTTGGCAAGTGTTAAAAAGATAAATGCTAATGGGATCAAATATATTTTAGAGATACTAAAAGACAATATGGATGAAAAAACACGTAACGACTTTTTAGATCTTGTGGAGACAGAGATGGAAAAACTATCTGCTACAGATGTAAAAGATGCAACAGATATATAA